From the Alphaproteobacteria bacterium genome, the window ATCGACGGCGTCGAATATGCTGGCGCCGCCAGCTATATCGACATCGCGGCCGGAAGCGACATCAACCTGTTCATCTAAAAAAAAGACAGGCCAATCAAAATGAAACAAGGGAGGACACCAACATGTTCAAGAAAGGAATTCTCGTCGTCTGCACGCTGACACTGACCAGTCTGGCGCTGACCGGGCTGGCATTGCCAGCCCTGGCTCAGGATATGGACAGCCTGAAATCCGAGGCCGCCAAGACCACGGCGGGTTTCGGTGAAGCGCTGAAAGAAGAGTTGGTCAACGCCATGAGCGCCCAAGGCCCCGTGGCGGCCATCGGAGTCTGCAACGAAAAAGCGCCCGCCATCGCCAAAGCCAAGTCGCAAGATGGCTGGCAGGTGGGGCGCACCAGCCTTAAATTGCGCAACCAGAAGAACGCCCCGGATGCCTGGGAACAAGCGACGTTGGCCGAGTTCGAGGCCCGCAAGGCCAAGGGTGAGGCGCCCGACAAGCTGGCCAAGGCCGAGATCGTAACCGTGAACGGCCAGAAGAGCTTCCGTTTCATGAAGGCGATTCCCACAGCCCCCATGTGCCTGAATTGTCATGGAAAGGAACTGAAGCCCGAGGTCAGCGCCAAACTGGACGCGCTTTACCCCAACGACCACGCCCGCGGCTTTGCCGATGGCGATTTGCGCGGCGCCTTCACCCTATCCAAAAAACTGTGACGCGTATCGTTTGCGCCTGCAAGCGCGGAGAGGCATGATGACCTCCATGAGTTCATCGAAAACCTCTCCGCTGCTTGCTCCCAAGAACGTGACGCCGGAAAGTCCGCTCAGCCGCCTGTTCGCCTATTGCAATCCCGATCAGGTGCGCGAATTTTCACCAGAACGGCGCAGCTTGCGCATCGGCGGCCATTCCACCACCATACGCCTTGAACGGGCCTATTGGACGGTGCTGGAGGAAATGGCCCGCGAGGAAGACCTTCCCCTGCCCGCCCTGATCACGAAAATCGCCGATCACTGTCTGACCACCAATGACAAGAACCTGGCGTCTTGCCTGCGCGTGGTCTGTCTGAAATACATAAATATTTCAGCCGGTTAAACCAATCACCACTTCGGCACCTCGCGCTTTGGCTCTTGGTTGCGGCAGCGCTGGAAGACTTCGGAAAATCCGTCATAGACATGGCGGCGCACCATGGTGTCGCCCGCGATGGTGATGTCGTATTCTGGTTCGGTATGGGAGACCGTGTCTTCGCTGGTTTCGTTCAGTTTGAAGAAAACGCGGCTGGCCCCCAGATCGTATTTGTACAAGCCGCGCACAAGGCCGTAATTGTCGCGCCCTCCGGAGACGCCGCCCTTTTTCCAGCGGAATCCGCCATCCATGAAATCGAGCGTGCGCGCCGACTTGCTGGTGCAATCGCCCTTCTCGCCCCACATGCCGTCCAGATTCTTGGGCACGTCGCGGGTAAAGCCGCCAACCGGATCTGGTTCATAGCGATAGGCCAATTGCTTGGCGGACACCGCCAGGAAAACGCCCAACGCGACCAGGACAACGGCAAGGATGGCGGGGCGCTTGTCGGTCATGCGCACCGCCTGGCGGGAACCTGCTGAATAGGGGCCAGGAAGTCCAAGAACTGCTCGGCCACCCGGTCCCAGGAAAAGGTCAGGGCATGGGCGCGGCATCGTTGCGGGTCTATGGACAGGGCCTGTTTGGCTGCAAGGGCTAGGTCCCAATCCAGAATTCCGACCCCGGAATCGCCCAGCACATCGACCGGGCCGGTCACCGGAAAGGCCGCCACCGGCACGCCAGAAGCCAGGGCCTCCAGCATCACCAGCCCGAACGTATCGGTCAGGCTAGGGAATACGAACACGTCAGCCGATGCAAAATACATAGACAATTCAGCGTCTCCGTGCGCGATCCTAAAGTGCGCTTGCGGATAAATGCGCATCAAGCCTTTCCTGGCTGGCCCCGACCCCACCACCAGTTTCGACCCCGGCAGATCGAGTTCCAGAAAGGCTGGCAGATTTTTCTCCACCGTCACCCGCCCGACATACATGTGGATCGGGCGCGGCAAATCCAAGAAGTCCTTGGGCTGTGGGTGGAAGACCTGGGTATCCACCCCATGCGTCCATTCCCTTAAATGGACGAAGCCGCGCTGGGCCAGTTCGCGGTAAACCGAAGGCGACGGGCACAGCACGCCCGAGGAGGGCTGATGGAATTTCCTGACCGGCGCATAAAGCCAAGACAGCGGCAGGCCGGTGCGGGCCTGGATATATTCAGGGAATTTGGAATGATAGGCCGTGGTGAAGGGCCAGCCCCGCTTCAAGGCGAAGGCCCGCGCCGCCCAGCCCAAGGGGCCTTCGGTGAGCAGGTGCAGGGCTTCGGGGGCAAAATCGTCCAACTGTTTGCCAATGGCCCCGCCCGCGCCCAAGGCCAGACGAATTTCCGGATAGGTCGGGCATGGCAGGGTCGTAAACTGCCCAGGCTCGATCAGCAGAATCTCGTGTCCCAGGCGCTTTAGGCACTCGATCAGAGTGGACAGGACGCGCACCACGCCATTTTCCTGCGGGAACCAAGCGTCGGTCACGAAGGCGATGCGCATCTATCGCTTCCTTACAAAGCCGCCATGGCTGCAGGAACGGCAACGCCTGCGCGAATGGGGGCCTGCAGGGCCGTCAGTTCCGCCTCCAAGGCGCCCAGACACAATAGAACATTGTTGGCGGTGCAAGAGGCGCCCATCAGGCCGATCCGCCAAATCTTGCCCGCCAGCGGCCCCAACCCCGCCCCCAGTTCGATGCCGAAACGCTCGAGCATTCTCGCGCGCACCTTGGCTTCGTCGACGCCATCGGGAACCAGAACGGCGTTCAACTGCGGCAGGCGGCAGTTTTCGGCGGCCAGGAAGGACAGGCCCATGGCCTCAAGCCCGGCCCGCAACGCCAGATGCAAGCGCTTATGACGCGCCCACGAGGCTTCCAACCCTTCCTCAGCCAACATCAATAGCGCCTCGTGCAAACCGTAAAGCGCGTTAATGGGTGCCGTATGGTGATAAGCGCGCTTCGCCCCCGCCCCCCAATAGCCCATGACAAGGCTGAGATCCATGAACCAGCTTTGAACCTTGCGATTGCGGCTGCGGATGCGCTCGACGGCGTCGGGTCCGAACGTGACCGGGGATAGGCCCGGCATGCAAGACAGGCATTTCTGCGAGCCGGAATAAACCGCGTCGGCCCGCCATTCATCGACCTTGACCGGAATGCCGCCCAGCGAGGTGACGGCGTCAACGATGGAAAGCGCGTCATATTGTCTGGCCAGGGCGCACAGGGTCTTGGCGTCGCTTTCCACCCCGGTCGAGGTTTCGGCATGAACGAAGGCCAGCACACGCGCCTCGGGATGCGCCTTTAGGGCCTGCTCGACCTTGTCGGGATCGACCGGCTTGCCCCATTCCTCTTCGACCAGCACGCAGCCGGCCCCCGAGCGCTCGACATTCTCCTTCATTCTTTGGCCGAACACGCCGTTGACGGCCACGATGGCCGTATCGCCGGGTTCCAGCAGATTGACGAAACAAGTCTCCATGCCCGCCGAACCCGGGCCGGACACCGCCAGAGTCAGTTCGTTCTTCGTCATGAAGGCTTGTTGCAGCAGCCCCTTCACCTCGTCCATCAAGGTGATGAAGCTGGGATCGAGATGCCCAACCGTGGGGCGCGCCAAGGCCGACAAAACGCGCGGATGCACGTCGGACGGCCCCGGCCCCATCAGCACACGCCTGGGAGGATCAAAGGATTTCATGGAGCAGTTCATCGATAATCGTTCCTCTGCCAAACTATCGGGGTTAGGATAACCCGGCTTGGCCGTTTCGCAAACGCTTCCCACTTGATGGCCAAGCATAACACGGTCAAAATCATGCAAAATTCATAAAGTCGCGGGCTAAATATCCATGGTTTCCCTTCGAGCAGAAAAAATACCAGAATTCGCCAAATTGCGCGTGCTGATCGTTGACGACAACGATTACATCTTGAACCTGATCAAGATGGTGGTGACCGATCTAGGGGTCGCCGACAGCTTCTTCGCCAAGGACGCCATTGAGGCGATGAAAGTGCTGGAAGGGTCGGCGGCGGTGAATTTCGTCATCTGCGATTGGAACATGCCGGGCATCACCGGCCTTGAATTCCTGCGCAAGCTGCGCGCCGACGGCAACAAGATCCCCTTCGTCATGCTGACCGCCAGGGCCGATGAGGGATCAGTGGTGCAGGCCAAGGAGATTGGCGTCGACGCCTATCTGGTCAAGCCCTTCTCGCCCATCCAACTGGAAAAGAAGCTGCGCGTTCTGGTCGCCGACATGCCTGAACTGCAGCCGCCCGCCAAAAAATAGGCGTCCGCCCCAAGCCGCAATCTTTGAAATAGACTTTTGAATCAACTGGCTCGCCAAAGTTTCATCTTTCGGACATGTCTTTCTTGTTGCGCTGCACAAGAATCAGCTTATCCTAGTGATTAACAAGCAAGCGGCTCAATAAGCGCCGCATCGCCCATGTAAAGCACGACAAAATTTGCCGCGATTATTGGTGATCTCCTGGGAGTCTCCCGCATGAGCGTGCGCAATCTGGAATTTCTGTTCAAGCCCCGTTCGGTCGCCGTTTTCGGCGCCACCAACCGCGAAAAGGCGGTGGGCAATCTGGTCATGCGCAACCTGCTGCAGGGCGGATTCAATGGCCCCATCATGCCGGTCAATCCCAATCACAAGGCGGTCTGCGGCGTTTTGGCCTATCCCGACGTCGCCTCCCTGCCCATGACGCCCGATCTGGCCGTCATCTGCACGCCGCCCGCCACCGTGGTGGAATTGTTCGAGAAACTGGGGGCCAGGGGCACCAAGGCCGCCATCGTCCTCACAGCAGGCCTCGCCGCCAACAAGCTCGACAGTGACCATCGCTCGATCCAGCAAGCCATGCTGGACACCGCCAAGAAATATGAAATGCGTATCCTGGGTCCCAATTGCCTGGGCCTGTTGGTGCCCAGCATCGGCCTGAACGCCAGTTTCGCCCACAAGCCCGCTTTGGAAGGACGGATCGCCTTCGTCTCGCAATCGGGCGCGTTGTGTACGGCGGTCCTGGATTGGGCGCGGCCCAAGGGCATCGGCTTCTCGCACTTCATTTCGCTGGGCGACTGCGCCGACATGGATTTCGGCGACGTGCTGGATTATCTGGGGTCCGACCCCAACACGCGGGCCATTCTGCTGTACATCGAATCGATCCATCAGCGACGCAACTTCATGTCGGCGGCCCGTTCGGCTGCTCGCAACAAGCCGGTGCTGGCCATCAAATCGGGCCGTGTCGCCGAAGGCGCCAAGGCCGCCGCGTCGCATACCGGCGCGCTGGCGGGGGCGGATTCGGTCTATGACGCCGCCATCCGCCGGGCGGGCATGCTGCGCGTGTACACGATCGAGGAATTGTTCGCGGCCGTGGAAACGCTGGCTCGCTCGAAGCCAACCAAGGGCGACCATCTGGCGGTTCTGACCAATGGCGGCGGCATCGGCGTGATGGCGGTCGACGACTTGATCGAAGGCGGCGGCCATCTGGCCGAGTTGAAGCCCGAAACCATCGCCAAGCTGGATGCCGTCCTGCCCGCCACTTGGTCGCGCAGCAATCCGGTCGACATCATCGGCGACGCACCGGGCGAGCGATATGTCAAGGCGCTCGAACTTTTGTTCGCCGCCGGCGAAGTGGACGCCGTTTTGTGCATGCATGCGCCCACGGCGGTTTCTTCGGCCACCGAAGTCGCCCAATCGGTGATCAAGCTGGCCAAGGAAAAGAAAATCACCTCACTGATGACCTGCTGGGTCGGCGGTGAAGCGGTGGCCGAAGCCAGACACCTGTTCAATGAATCGGGCGTGCCCACCTACAACACCCCGGCTCAGGCGGTCGGCGCCTTCCTGCATGTTCAGCGCTATCGCCAGAACCAAGAAATGTTGATGCAGACGCCGCCCTCGGCGCCCACTGAATTCACCCCCGCCACGGCAACCGCCCGCCTCGTCATCGAAAACGCCATCGCCAGCGGCCACAACATGATGAGCGAACCGGAAGCCAAAGCTGTGCTGGCAGCTTACGGCGTTCCCACCGTGGAAACCCATATCGCAAGAACCCCCGCCGACGCCAGCCGCATCGTGCGCGACATGGGCGGCGGGCGTTGCGCGCTTAAGATTCTTTCGCCCGACATCAGCCACAAATCCGACGTCGGTGGCGTGATGCTGGACTTGGACGGCCCCTTCGAAACCGAGAAAGCCGCGCACGCCATGCTGGAACGCGTGCAGAAATTCCATCCCAACGCCCATGTGACGGGCTTTACCGTGCAGCAGATGGCGACTAGGCCGGGTGCGCACGAACTGATCGTCGGCATGACCACCGACCCCATCTTCGGACCCGTCTTGATGTTCGGCGAAGGCGGAACGGCGGTCGAAGTCATCGGCGACAGCACCGTCGGCCTGCCCCCCTTAAACATGTCGCTGGCCCGTGAGATGATTTCGCGCACCCGCGTCTACAAACTTCTGAAGGGTTATCGCGACCGTCCGCCCGCCGATCTGGACGCCATCTGCCTGACGCTGATGCAGGTTGCGCAGTTGGTGATCGACATTCCGGAAATCCTTGAAGTGGACATCAACCCCCTGTTCGCCGACTCCAAGGGTGTGCTGGCGCTTGACGCGCGCATCAAGGTGGCGACCACCACGACAAGAGGCACCGACCGTTTGGCCATCCGCCCCTATCCCAAGGAGTTGGAGGAATGCGTCAAGCTGGGCGAGCACAAGATCACGCTGCGCCCCATTCGCCCCGAGGATGAACCCAACCACCACGTCTTCATTTCGAAGCTGACGCCGGAAGACATTCGCTTCCGCTTCTTCGGTCTGGTCCACGAACTGCCGCACAGCGAAATGGCTAGGTTGACGCAGATCGACTACGACCGTGAAATGGCTTTCGTAGCCACCATGCAAGACGATCATGGGCAACAAGAAACCGTTGGCGTGGTGCGCACCGTCACCGATCCCGACAACGAGCGAACGGAATACGCCATCGTCGTGCGTTCGGACCTGAAGGGCCAGGGATTGGGGCGCGAATTGATGGAAAAGATGATCCGCTATTGCAAGACAAGGGGCACCAAATGGATGGTGGGCCAGGTGCTGGCCGACAACCGCCCCATGCTGAAATTGGCAGAGCTGCTTGGGTTCGAGCGCGTGAGATATGTCGAGGGCGACGTGATCGAGCTGAAACTGGATTTGTCGAAATTCGCGGGCAAATAGTCAGTAGAAGCGGATCGCCGATGATTTAAGGCCAAGGGCGCGGGCCAAACGGTCCAGCGCCTTTTCGGCGGCCTCGCCCGCATAAAGCGGCTCGCCCTCGGGCACGATCATCGACAATTCGCCCAAAGCCGGAGCCAAACGCACGCGCGGCAGCAAGCCGGGCGTGCCGCCGGTCAGCACATGGGCCAAGCGCAGGGTTTGGCCCAGTATCTCCGCCCGTTTCGCGTCATCGTCGGAAATCATCGCGCGGGCCTGTTGCGCATAGGGCGCGTCTTGCGCCCCGGCATGGCGCGAATAAAGGGCCAAGGCCAGAAAGGCGCGTTCTTGATGTTCAAGCCCCATGAAGGGCATGCGGAAGGTGCGCAGAAAGGCCTGCTCGGCCCGGTAATCGGGATGCTCGTTCCAGAAGGCGTCGGACAACAAGGCGCTGGCCATGCGAAGCCGCTGCTGATCCAACGGTTCCTGCGCGAACAGAGGCGACGACCAGACCATGATCTCGTCGGCATGTTCTGCGAAACGGCCCAGACGGCGGGCCAGATCGCGACAGGCGGCGATCAGGGGATCCTCCGTTTTCAGGCTTTCCGGCAGATGCTTGTAGAACTGGCCTTCGCGAAGGCCATAGACCGAGAAGACCAGACGTTCCGGCTTGCACAACAGCATCAAATGGGTCAGCAGCAAAGCGGCTTGCGGCAGGGTCGCAACGCGCTTCTTGGAGATGGCCCCGAATTTTTCCAGCGAACGGCGGCTTTGGCGCGAGATCAGGTCGATCAGTTCCAGAGCTTCGCGCCGCTGGATGGTGAAATTATCGAGCACCTGAAGCGGATAGCCGGTCTGGGCGATGCAGATGCGCGCCAGGGCGCGCCAGGCTCCGCCGACGGCGTAAAGCGGCTTGCCTTGCATCGATGATAGCCAGCCATTGGGATTCAGGTGCTTTTCAATGTAGGCCAGCGCCTTTTCGC encodes:
- a CDS encoding DUF3365 domain-containing protein, with protein sequence MFKKGILVVCTLTLTSLALTGLALPALAQDMDSLKSEAAKTTAGFGEALKEELVNAMSAQGPVAAIGVCNEKAPAIAKAKSQDGWQVGRTSLKLRNQKNAPDAWEQATLAEFEARKAKGEAPDKLAKAEIVTVNGQKSFRFMKAIPTAPMCLNCHGKELKPEVSAKLDALYPNDHARGFADGDLRGAFTLSKKL
- a CDS encoding ribbon-helix-helix domain-containing protein, producing the protein MSSSKTSPLLAPKNVTPESPLSRLFAYCNPDQVREFSPERRSLRIGGHSTTIRLERAYWTVLEEMAREEDLPLPALITKIADHCLTTNDKNLASCLRVVCLKYINISAG
- a CDS encoding glycosyltransferase family 1 protein; its protein translation is MRIAFVTDAWFPQENGVVRVLSTLIECLKRLGHEILLIEPGQFTTLPCPTYPEIRLALGAGGAIGKQLDDFAPEALHLLTEGPLGWAARAFALKRGWPFTTAYHSKFPEYIQARTGLPLSWLYAPVRKFHQPSSGVLCPSPSVYRELAQRGFVHLREWTHGVDTQVFHPQPKDFLDLPRPIHMYVGRVTVEKNLPAFLELDLPGSKLVVGSGPARKGLMRIYPQAHFRIAHGDAELSMYFASADVFVFPSLTDTFGLVMLEALASGVPVAAFPVTGPVDVLGDSGVGILDWDLALAAKQALSIDPQRCRAHALTFSWDRVAEQFLDFLAPIQQVPARRCA
- a CDS encoding alanine--glyoxylate aminotransferase family protein; this encodes MNCSMKSFDPPRRVLMGPGPSDVHPRVLSALARPTVGHLDPSFITLMDEVKGLLQQAFMTKNELTLAVSGPGSAGMETCFVNLLEPGDTAIVAVNGVFGQRMKENVERSGAGCVLVEEEWGKPVDPDKVEQALKAHPEARVLAFVHAETSTGVESDAKTLCALARQYDALSIVDAVTSLGGIPVKVDEWRADAVYSGSQKCLSCMPGLSPVTFGPDAVERIRSRNRKVQSWFMDLSLVMGYWGAGAKRAYHHTAPINALYGLHEALLMLAEEGLEASWARHKRLHLALRAGLEAMGLSFLAAENCRLPQLNAVLVPDGVDEAKVRARMLERFGIELGAGLGPLAGKIWRIGLMGASCTANNVLLCLGALEAELTALQAPIRAGVAVPAAMAAL
- a CDS encoding response regulator, which translates into the protein MVSLRAEKIPEFAKLRVLIVDDNDYILNLIKMVVTDLGVADSFFAKDAIEAMKVLEGSAAVNFVICDWNMPGITGLEFLRKLRADGNKIPFVMLTARADEGSVVQAKEIGVDAYLVKPFSPIQLEKKLRVLVADMPELQPPAKK
- a CDS encoding bifunctional acetate--CoA ligase family protein/GNAT family N-acetyltransferase: MSVRNLEFLFKPRSVAVFGATNREKAVGNLVMRNLLQGGFNGPIMPVNPNHKAVCGVLAYPDVASLPMTPDLAVICTPPATVVELFEKLGARGTKAAIVLTAGLAANKLDSDHRSIQQAMLDTAKKYEMRILGPNCLGLLVPSIGLNASFAHKPALEGRIAFVSQSGALCTAVLDWARPKGIGFSHFISLGDCADMDFGDVLDYLGSDPNTRAILLYIESIHQRRNFMSAARSAARNKPVLAIKSGRVAEGAKAAASHTGALAGADSVYDAAIRRAGMLRVYTIEELFAAVETLARSKPTKGDHLAVLTNGGGIGVMAVDDLIEGGGHLAELKPETIAKLDAVLPATWSRSNPVDIIGDAPGERYVKALELLFAAGEVDAVLCMHAPTAVSSATEVAQSVIKLAKEKKITSLMTCWVGGEAVAEARHLFNESGVPTYNTPAQAVGAFLHVQRYRQNQEMLMQTPPSAPTEFTPATATARLVIENAIASGHNMMSEPEAKAVLAAYGVPTVETHIARTPADASRIVRDMGGGRCALKILSPDISHKSDVGGVMLDLDGPFETEKAAHAMLERVQKFHPNAHVTGFTVQQMATRPGAHELIVGMTTDPIFGPVLMFGEGGTAVEVIGDSTVGLPPLNMSLAREMISRTRVYKLLKGYRDRPPADLDAICLTLMQVAQLVIDIPEILEVDINPLFADSKGVLALDARIKVATTTTRGTDRLAIRPYPKELEECVKLGEHKITLRPIRPEDEPNHHVFISKLTPEDIRFRFFGLVHELPHSEMARLTQIDYDREMAFVATMQDDHGQQETVGVVRTVTDPDNERTEYAIVVRSDLKGQGLGRELMEKMIRYCKTRGTKWMVGQVLADNRPMLKLAELLGFERVRYVEGDVIELKLDLSKFAGK
- a CDS encoding Ppx/GppA family phosphatase, translating into MSAVSVQKARNATSRRLPVAIIDIGSNSIRLCVYDGLIRTPTPMFNEKVLCALGQGLDARGRLNPEGVPMARAALGRFVSLAKAMGVGRLDVLATAAVRDAEDGRDFVASIERETGAKITVLPGEEEAKLAALGVMCGKPGMTGLVADLGGGSLDLVEVDHGGFGSFASLPLGVLRIAERSGDDREKALAYIEKHLNPNGWLSSMQGKPLYAVGGAWRALARICIAQTGYPLQVLDNFTIQRREALELIDLISRQSRRSLEKFGAISKKRVATLPQAALLLTHLMLLCKPERLVFSVYGLREGQFYKHLPESLKTEDPLIAACRDLARRLGRFAEHADEIMVWSSPLFAQEPLDQQRLRMASALLSDAFWNEHPDYRAEQAFLRTFRMPFMGLEHQERAFLALALYSRHAGAQDAPYAQQARAMISDDDAKRAEILGQTLRLAHVLTGGTPGLLPRVRLAPALGELSMIVPEGEPLYAGEAAEKALDRLARALGLKSSAIRFY